A window of Micromonospora sp. WMMC415 genomic DNA:
TGCTCCGCACCGCGCTGGATCTCACCGGCGTCGCCGAAGACGCACCGCGTTTCGACCTCTTCTACCGCCCTCGGCAGAAGGTCTGGGACGGGTTGGCGGGCTTGTGCCTCGGTGAAATCGTCGGTCTAATGTCCACAAACTTGAATGCGAGCAGGGCCCTGCCGGTGCCCATGGAGACACTCGCCGCGCTAGAGCCGACTTTCGCCAGCACCGTGATGGGTCGCCCGGAGGCCGTCAAGTGGTTCGTGGAGCTAGCGCGGGACTCCCGCACCGGAACACGGAAGTCCTCGTAGACGTCACCTCGATCATCAGTGCCGAGGACTTCGTTGTCGCCCAGAACAACCTGCTCCGGCCCGGAGATCCGTTCGCTCGTCAGTCATTCGTCGAACTGATCCAGTCCCTGATCTTCATGGATCGGGTGTGGGTGGCGCATCCGGTCCTCACTCGCCCCACCGCAGCGGATTTTGGTGAGAAGCCGTACCTTCTCCGGGCTCTGGCCGACGCGGGGCTCCTGCATCCGCTCCAGTTGGACTCCGACGAGATGAGCCGGGTACGGCAGGTCGAAAAGGCGGCGCTGCACGAGCTGCAGAGTTGGCGGGGCAACCAGGTACTCGCTCAATTCATCGAGCAGGCCGTCGCCTGCGATGACGCGCTGCAGGGCGATCGCAATTCGCTGTCGAAGCGCATTCACGGGTGGTGTGCCTTCCAAGCGAAACACGTCCGGGTCGTAGGCCATCACGCAGACCGGATCGGCACGTCGGACGGGGTCGAGGACGATCCTTTCGGGGCCTGGGCTAGAGCGGCCTCGATCGTGTTGCGCGGGCCGCTGCAGGCGATGGCACCACCCGGCGAGGAGGTCTACGTCGCGGCCACCCTGGCGCGGGGACTTAAGTACCAGTCGAGAGCGGACAGCACGAAGTTGTCCTACCAGGCGCATCCGATCCGGCGTGACTTCCTGCTCACCTTCGACCTTTCCACCGAAGGCGCGACCGAGGGGACCGTACTCAACGTCATCAAGGCCATCCGAGGAATCCACGACTCCCTCGTCACGGCGGCGGATGACAGCGACACACATCGCGTACAGCTTCTCGAACTTGAGCTTCCGCTTCTTGGTGGGCGGCTCTGGCACAGCGGGGAGACCGGCCGACTCCGGCACCGCGACTGGATCGAGCTGGTCGTCGCCCGCATCGCCGACTACCGCGAGAAGGCGGCCGACCTGCGTGCCGCCGTCGCCCGGTGCGTCACCGACGAGGATCATCTCCGCTTGGCCCGGGACATCAGCGGGGCGAAACGCCAGTTGCTCGAGCGACTGGGCCTGCGCAAGGTGGCGTTGTCGTCGGTGGAGCAGGAGTTGGTCAACGGCGTGGCGTCGGTGACCGAGTCGGTGCCCGGCGTTCCCAAGGTCGCCGGCATGTGGATCGGGGCACGGGCGATCGGCAAACAGGTGTCAGCGACGGGCACGCCGGTGCAGCGCTTCCTCTACAAGGAGTTCTACCGCGCCTGGAGACGCGCCGGCCGCTGACGCGCCCGTGTCGCGTCGACGCCAAGATCAGCCACCGCCCTCGACATCCGGAGTATCGCTCCACTATCCCGCCGTCTGTCAGCGTGCCCGCCCAGTCGATGGCGGAGGCGAGGAGCGGTTGCGCCGTACAGTGGGCCAGTGGACGAGATCAATGTGATCGTGGCGGCACTGGCGGCCGGCGCGACCGCCGGGGTGTCCGGCACCGCCACCGAAGCGGTCAAAGACAGCTACCAGTTGTTGAAGGCGTCGTTGACGCGCCGGTTCACCGGACGGGACACCGCCCTGGAGCAATTGACGACTGACGAGACCGAGCCGGGGGTGTGGCAGGCCCGCATCGGTCAGGACCTGCACGACAGCGGCGCCGTCGCCGACCCGCAAATCCTGGCGGCGGCCCGGAAGCTGCTCACCCTGGCCGACCCCGCCCGCGCCGCACAGCTGAACATCACCGTGGACACGGTCAACGGGGCGGTCGGCTCCTTCCACGCGCCGGTCAGTTTCGACCAACGGACGCAGCTCCCCCCAGCACCGCCGGCAGCCGGGTAGAGGCGACGGCTGCCGGCACCACTGATCTGCCTGACCTACGCCTACGCGACGCGTACGGTCCGGTCGGCGCCTTCTACGGCCCGGTCACGGTCGGCGGCCGCAACCAGGTCGACTGGCCGTACCAGTCGGGGTCGATTCCACCGGCCGCCGACAACTTCCAGCTGCGGGACGCGGTGTCCGCGCTGGACGCGGCGACCGCGCCGGGCAGTACCGCGGTCGTGTGCCAGGTGCTGTCGGGTCTCGGCGGCGTCGGCAAGACCCAACTCGCCGCCCATCTCGCCCGGCGGGAGCTGGCCGACGGTGCGGTGGATCTGCTCGTCTGGACGACCGCCACGTCCCGGGCGAGCATCTTGTCGTCGTACGCTTCCGTGGGCAACCACCTCAGCGGGACCGACGACAAGGACCAGCAACGGGCCGCCGAGAGGTTCCTTGCCTGGCTCGCCACCACCCGGCGACGCTGGCTGGTGGTCCTGGACGACCTCACCGAACCGGGCGACCTCGCCGGGCTGTGGCCGCCGTCGACGCCGAACGGCCGGACCGTCGTCACCACCCGCCGTCGGGACGCAGCGCTGCTCGGCTCCGGCCGCATCCCGGTCGAGGTGGGCGTCTTCACGCCGGCCGAGGCCGAGAGATACCTGCGTGGCAAGCTGGCCGGCCGGGCTGACCTCGCCGAAGACGCAGCAGGGCTCGCCGCCGACCTGGGCTACCTGCCGCTGGCCCTCGCCCAAGCCGCCGCGTATCTCCTGGACCGGGGATTGACCTGCGGCGAGTACCGCAAGCGGTTCGCCGACCGGCGACGGCGGCTGGCCGAACTCGTGCCGGAGCCGCAGGCACTGCCCGACGGTCACCGCGCGACAGTCGCCGCGACCTGGTCGCTGTCGATCGAGCTGGCCGACGCGATGACCCCGGCCGGGCTGGCCCGGCCGCTGCTGGAGCTGGCCAGCCATCTGGACCCCAACGGCGTGCCCACCAGTGTCTTCATCACCCTGGCCGCGCTGCGGTATCTGGACGAGGGCCGGGGGTCGTCGCCGCGCCGCACCGGCTTCCTGGCGTCGTTGCGGCGGTCCCGGCAGGTGCGACCGCAGGTCGGCGCAGCCGACGCCCGCGACGCGTTGCACTGCCTGCAGCGGCTCAGCCTGGTGGCGCTCACCGACGACGCCAGCGAGGTACGCGTCCATGCGCTGGTGCAACGCGCCACGCGGGAGCAGATTCCGCCGCATCGGCGGGCCGCCGCGGAGCAGACCGCCACCACCGCGCTGCGGCACAGCCGCGGGGCGGACGCGATCCTCCGGTTCGACATGAGCCTGGAGGAGACGGCGTTCGGCCGGGAAGCACCAATCACGATCGACACAGCCGTCACGTGCAGCACCTGCGGCGGAGAGCTCCCGGCGCTGTTCGACTGCCGCGACTGCGGAGGCGACGGGCGGTTGAGGACCCGCCGGACGCTGACCGTCAAGTTTCCGGCCGGCATCGAGGACGGGATGCGGATCCGGCTGGCGCAACAGGCCGAGGCGGGACGCTACGGGGGAACCTGCGGCGACCTGTACATCGAAATCCACGAACTGCCCCACGAACGGTTCACTCGTGTCGGTGACGACCTGCACTGCACCGTGGACGGCTCGTCCATCGACTTCGCAACGGGCGGCATCCTGCCGGTGGTCGGTCTCGACGGCGCGACGTTCCGGATCCGGGTGCCGCCCCGAGCGCACCCCGGCATCAGGATCCGGGTAGCGGGCCAGGGCGTGCCACATCTCAGGCAGACCGACCCCGGACGCGGCGACCTCTACATCACGCTGCGCTAGCGTCCCGATCTTCGGCCGGACGTGCGGGGCGTACACCGGATCAACACCGCGATGACCGCGCGGATCGACGCGAGAGGTCTGGGCGGGTCAGCGGGTGAGCCCGACCAGCGTCGCCAGGCGCGCCACGCCGGCCGGCGCCGGGTGGCCCCGGGCGACCTCGGCGATCACCGTACGCGCCAACGGCCGGCACCGGACCTCAGCCGGCGCGACGGCGTCGGCCTCGACCAGCGCGCGGGCCGCCCCGCGCAGGTCACCGAGCTGGAGGTACGCCCGCGCGACGTCCACCAGGTACGCGGCCCGGTGCTCGGCCGGCAGCCGCCGCCACGCCTCCCGCTGCATGACTGTCGCGTGCCGCTGCACCGCTCCCCCGGCGTCCCCCAGCTCGACCGCCACCACGACGCG
This region includes:
- a CDS encoding DnaJ C-terminal domain-containing protein gives rise to the protein MSALDAATAPGSTAVVCQVLSGLGGVGKTQLAAHLARRELADGAVDLLVWTTATSRASILSSYASVGNHLSGTDDKDQQRAAERFLAWLATTRRRWLVVLDDLTEPGDLAGLWPPSTPNGRTVVTTRRRDAALLGSGRIPVEVGVFTPAEAERYLRGKLAGRADLAEDAAGLAADLGYLPLALAQAAAYLLDRGLTCGEYRKRFADRRRRLAELVPEPQALPDGHRATVAATWSLSIELADAMTPAGLARPLLELASHLDPNGVPTSVFITLAALRYLDEGRGSSPRRTGFLASLRRSRQVRPQVGAADARDALHCLQRLSLVALTDDASEVRVHALVQRATREQIPPHRRAAAEQTATTALRHSRGADAILRFDMSLEETAFGREAPITIDTAVTCSTCGGELPALFDCRDCGGDGRLRTRRTLTVKFPAGIEDGMRIRLAQQAEAGRYGGTCGDLYIEIHELPHERFTRVGDDLHCTVDGSSIDFATGGILPVVGLDGATFRIRVPPRAHPGIRIRVAGQGVPHLRQTDPGRGDLYITLR